TTGTTTCTATTTCATGGATGAAGAATGACTTATTTTCATTAGCttaatttcacttttttctttctctcttttttgctcaGAAGTATTGCTCTTCGGAGGTGACATCCTCAAGTTTGCAGGTAGGGGATTTGCTGAGATGAGGGTAGAGATAGATGGGGATGACTTTACTCTGACAAAGAAAGGTGCAGTAAATTAGTTAGGGCATTTGGGGATGAGGGTTCTGTTCCAACTTCTTACAGAATAGCCTGGCTGCCCAGGGCAGGCCTAGTGTGTGTCTCCTATAGGTGACGCACTGCTCGCCTTGTGGAAGGTGGAGCGAAAGCAGCTGAAAAACATCATCACAGTTGTAGTCAAATGCAGCTTGGAGATCCATGGGCTTTTTGACTCCCAGGAGTCTGAAGAAGGCCTCGACGTCCGAGTCAAGATAGGTAAGCTTAATCCCGCAAGGAAGGAGGGATGCACAGCAGTATTAGTGCAGCATTTTTGTCCCAGAGAGAAAAATAGGATCACAGTGCCCAGCCCTGCCATTATGTCCTGGCCACAGGAATCTAACTAACAAGACTGTGAATTTGGATCTCTTCCTTTATCAGCTAAGGGAATTTGGGCTAATCTACTTTATAAATTCTTGCAAAAAGGGAATGCAAGTTATTGGCATACACCAAACCTTCCAGGTTTATTGGGactggacacctgcctccctccccccattcaTACAGCTATACACTTGTCTAAAAGTAATTCCTAAAGATTTCATTTTGGCTGGCACTTCAATCTGAATAAATTGCAAATGCTTCCCAAATAAGAATTATTAAAGTTGTTCTCTGTTATCCTTCAGCATAAATtaattgaagaaaagaaaaaaaaaagtccaaccaGGGAGTTTAGTTTCACAGTAAGGAGTAAACTAATAGCCGACTCTCTAGCTTGGGGAGAGGAATTTGGGAGGCTGGACCCCAAAAAGGCACATCTGAGTCTTGTGTGACTCAGAGAGACCTTCAAGGCCATACTAGTCCTGCCCATGCTGCTGGGAAGGAGCTCATAAGTTCTATGAAGACCTgccgcctcccctccccaccccggtCCCCCACAGGACTGGCTGCTGGCCACATCACCATGTTGGTCTTCGGGGATGACACCAAAGACTTTTTCCTGGTGATCGGTCAGGCTGTGGATGACGTGCGTATGGCACAGAACATGGCCCAGATGAATGAAGTCATTCTGTCCCCTAATTGCTGGCAGCTTTGTGACAGGAGCATGATTGAAATTGAAAGAATTCCAGATCAGAGAGCAGTGAAGGTAAGTGTGCTCTTGCAAAAGTCCTGCCGGGCTGTGCCAGGGTTTGTCTGCCAGAAAAGATACTGGGGAGACTGGTTTCAGGACATCACTGGCAGGAGACTCGAGGAGGTCAATCTGGGttagagaggaagcttcagtccAAGACAGCTCCTGTGGGAGGATCTCAGTCTGATTGTCTAAGAGAAAGTAACTGGGCTTTCCTGTGATGGAGATGCAGGACTTGGTTAGAGTGTTTTGGAGAGCTAAAGACCTAGCTTCAGGAACAGCAAAGATTACACTTAGAAGTTGAGATGTACATTTAATCAGCTCTCATTTAAGTGAAAAtgatacaaaataaaaagaagaaggttTTTAGACTGGAAATGCATATAGGTTAGCCTTGCAGAATGACCCTCTAAATATATACTGAAGATATGTCTTGATAAGTAATGGCAAAGGAACACAATCACATCTGAATTAAAGTGCTTCAGTGTTTAAGTATGCCAATCTCTGTTTACCATGTCCTGGACATTTAAAAGCACACGCCTTGTCTTTTCTGATAAAAATTATATTCAAATAAACAGACAACCATTCAAATAACCAAAAaacttctcatttttttaaatttaggttATCTTCCTAAAACCACCTTCTAGTTTTAATTTTGATGAATTTTTCACAAAATGTATGACTTTCATGGATTATTATCCTTCTGGTGACCAGAAATGTAAGTATTTTCCATGGATCAATGGCTTTACCCGTAATGGTAGGAGTAGGGTCTTAACCCAATGAACAGAGGTTTCAGTATGAGGAGGAATGGATTACTTCAAAGATatcctagtttttttgtttttgttttttgtgtgtgtgttttcttttgggGGGAGGCACACAATGGGGACCTAATCTTTTCCCCCAATTGAGGGCCTAAAAACAACCCCTTTTgggtcctctttctcttccttgacTCTGAGCCCTTTTTCTCACCTTCCAAACATTTAGAAATCTCCCCCAAgatggaagaaaacaaaaatacaaaagctgggggtggggagaaaaaaaaatacaaaagcttCTATGAATCCTACTTTCCTCTTTTAACTGTACCAGAAAACTTGTCAGAAGAGTAATCTGTTTGTGTCTCTTCTATCCTTTCATATATTTATCCACCCAATAAAAACTGATTGAAGGTATATGTTGGGGGGCATATGCTCACCTATCTGTCAGTCTGAACCCCAAATCTTctaccttcttttttcctcttggcTGGGACTGTTCATGTCAAGGCCCTGTGTAATCAGGCCTTCATTGTAAGTGCCCATTCTTagattcctctctcttcctttcttcttaagTATTTGTTATGTTTATGGGGTAGAgatggagataaattgagaaaaggggagaaagagagggagaggaagagagactttgcagatctgcttcatcactcataattCTTTCATCCAACattggggactaggagcttgaacctggatccttacacactgtaatatgtgcactcaaccaggtataacactgcccagcccttcctctcttttcttgacactatttttctcttctttacttGGGCTTAAGATTATCCTTTCCTTAAATTTTCACCCCAAATcacatatttttattgttttagtctctttctgttcctattcaatgttttaaatacatattttaactaattaaaaatttttgatagagacagaagttgagagaaaagaaagatagatcctcagtacttaattaattaatttttgcctccagggttattgctggagctcggtgcctgcactatgaatccactgctcctggaggccaatttttcccattttgttgcccttgttgtttcccttagtgttgttattgttacagttgccattgatgttgttgttggataggacagaaagaaattgagagaggaggggagacagagagaaggtggggatctggggacttgaaccgggatccttacgctggtcctctcAGTACTCTGCTGAAGCTTCCTGCTGTacatggggactgggtgcttgaacccaagtccttgtgcactgtaatgcacctggcccctctgttccTGATAAATTGGTGATCCTTAACTCTCCATTCTTCCCTCCCCACTCTCAGAGCACCATTCATCCAAGCTCTCAGCAAGACTGGAACAAGGGTAAGGCTGACTAGAGACAAGGGTAGGGAATTTAAGGGGGTAATCTCAAGGTCTTAAAATTTGTTTGCCTTACCCAAGCCAGAGCCCTAACATCCAGAATTTAGGCCAGACTTTATCATAAATTCTAGAACCATGTAAAAATAATATATCTACATGAATGTCAGACAGATACCCCAAGACTTAATATATTTAAGCTACTGGGGCCAGGCAACAGTGAACCTAGTAGAGTAAACATatttccatgctcaaggacctgggttcaagtccttggtccccacccatGGGGGGGGTGAAGGGAGCTTCGTAAGTAATGGAGCAGTGCTAaaagtccctctctttctctctgtctcttcccttctcctctcctttattttttctctgtttttatcagaaaaataaaaaagggcttccaggcagtggcacaccctattgagtgcacatgttactaggacttgggtttaagcccccattctccacctatAGAGGTTAGCTtcgtaaacagtgaagcaggtcttcaggtgtctctctctctccctctttctctttcccacatcaatttctctctgtcttatctaataaagaagaaagaaagaatcattgaaaggaagaaagaaagaagtggcatccaggagcagtcagtgtatttgtagtactggcactgagccccagcaataatactagtgacaattttttttaaaagaaaagaaaaagagggcagagggtagatagcataatggttatgcaaagtgactctcatgctagaggctccaaagccccaggttcaatcctctgcaccaccataagccggagctgaacagtgctctgataaaaacaaacaaacaaacaaaataaacaataaacaaacattaaaagaaaagaaaaataaaaggaaaaaagtaaaaatatggctgttggaagcagtggattcatcattcagggactgagccccagtgataatgtcAGTgttaaaaccaaaacaaaaccctacactacttctctctctctctttctttattggggggattagtggtttatagtcgacagtaaaatacaatagtttgtacatgcataacatttcaccaTAACAATACAgctcctactaggtcctcctctgccaccatattccaggacttgaaaccccccccacccccccccagagtttgctttggtgcaatacaccaaacactaTTTATCTTTCTACTCAGGCAAGTACTACACTTACAATGAGTCTTATTAAAAATACAAACCAGGAAGACCCAAATAAAGAGGCACCTAGAGCAAGGTTTGGGAAAGTCCCAAATATGGAAATCCTGTGGCCTTGGGACACATGTTGCCTGTATCTCAATGTTTAATGGATAACCAGGAAAGCCTACCCAGTCTCTGGATGTCCAGAGTGTTTATTGGGGTCTTAATTGTGGAGGCACTGACCATGGAAGTAAGCTCAACCTCCAGGTCCCTTCTCTTCAGATACTGGGAGATTAAGTAGATTTCCCAGTGACTCAAAGCCCCTACTCCATCCTGAGTCATCTTATTAGCATATAGCTCGTTGTGTACAAGAGACCCACCCTGAACAACAGATATACTACTACTGGGAAAATCCAAGGATTTAGAAGTTACTTTCATGGACAAGGAGCAAACTATCATACAGCAAGACATTCTGTTTCTCCATCATGCTGTCTATTATGGTTCAGACCtttacaactcttttttttttttttgcctccaggcttattgctggggctcagtgcctacactacaaatccacttctccttggggccattttttttgcccttgttgttgttgttattattattattgttatctttgCAACTCTTTTTGGcagatccttttttcttttcttattaatatttttataaaataaaaaatattgacaagaccataggataagaggggtccatttctacacaatttctaccaccagagttccatatcccattgcctcccttgaaaactttcctatttttttatccctctgagagcatggacccagagtcattatggggtgcagaaggtggaaggtctgacttctgtaattgtttctccactgaacatgggcattgacagcttgatccatactcccagtctgtttctatctttccctagtggggcaggggtctggagaggtgggggtccagggttcattggtaaggtcctctgtccagcgaagtcaggttggcatcatgggagcatttgcaacttggtggctgaaaaagcatgaatatataaagcagaacaaatggtttaatagtCAGCagtctaaaggcaagaatatagcagatgagttcagggtcttcattttggcaaacactaataggtctattttaggtatattccagggggccccatggctttactaatttttgcctgctcctgataactaacatgcagttggaccagaggtattgtctggggagatggtgtcagagttggaaataggactggatcagggcagagagtagctcccaaatatgggaaaggtatgtataatttttttttttaggtatttctacttgcttgctgttttgggtcactgcaaactattgtgcacttttgctttaaggtgtatatttcctCCTAACTtaagggtacatgtgcacatgtgttttgTCTCATGGGccttgatctatatctaggttctgtggctttgttaggaggtgtacCACCCAATTTGTAATTGAGGAGTCCTTTGAGCTAGGAAGTAACTCCTTTATTCTGCCCACAGTCTTTTCACTGTCATTTATTCCTAGCCTCCAAATATTCATGATATTCTGGCCAGGTGAGGTAGAATCTGTACCAGTCCTCTAACATACTATAATAATTTTTTACTAAACTTTTCAGTTCTCTCTGTTAGGCATGCACTCCTCAGTCATTTTAGTAAAACTTCATAAATCATTCAAGATATAGTCAAATTCCCTATTCTCTTGAAGACATTTTTATGAAAAATCAGCTCACAGCCTCTGCTAGTCCTTATCTACCAAATATGTTTGATCTGACTAATCTGTTTCCCACTGACATTTTCATACATATTATATTTGAATATCCATAGAGACAGAATCTCCAAGGGGAAACGCTCATTTTCTAATGAATTTTTTATTCCTGTACATTGCCTTGCATGATGTTTTGACTATACTATGTgatcaataaatttttaaacattctatttttttcataatttatatCCCATTCAGACTCCATTTTAACTTTTCATCTTGCTTTCTCACATTATCATTGCTCTATCCCCCAATGAAAACATActcgatgtgtgtgtgtgtgtgtgtgtgcgcgcgcgcgcgcgcgccagccactgggtcattgctgggctcagtgcctgcactactacacTATTCCTAGtggttacttttatttcttttaattttgtttttcctttcttctaggcagagggtgagagatagataaggggagataaagacacagaaagaagagacaccatggcaccacTTTAACACtatcttcccccctgtaggtgctcccatgtggtggcccagggctcatacctgggtccttatgGATGGTTAATATATAAGCTCCATCAAATGAGCCACATGTCGATGCTAAGTCTATTCTatgtaatgtttttatttattcaagctCATTCTATTACATGTCTATAAGTACTTGAACACAGGAATGTCAACCACTATATTGAAGACATAATAAAGCCCCTCTGCCCTTTCCCAAATAGGGATATAGGAGAATAGTTTAGTgaagtgtatgtatgtatgtatgtcttgagtcttgtttttgctgctgctgtAATTCTACACCCCCTTATCTATGCCCTAtgctctattcttttcttttaatctgtCCTTTCTCATCTCCTATGACCAGAGATGAAAATATCAAGTTCCAAAGTGGGATAGCCCCAGAATATAGGTTTCGAGGGACAAACAAGAATTTCAGGAGacctgcaacttttttttttttttttttgcccccatggttatcgctgggtctcagtgcttgtgctacgaatccactgcctctggaggctgggttttttcccatttttgttacccttattgcccttgttgttattactgttactgttgttggataggacagagaggaattgagagaggaggggaagactgggagagagaaagtagacacctgcagacctgcttcaatgcttgtgaagcgatccccaccCCTTAGGCCattcttgcacttcatgctatatgtgcttaacctgcccggCCTGACCTGCAACCTCTTAGGACAGCTTATTGAATATCCATTGGTTCTGTTTGACCCCCCAGGTGTCCCAGAATCCCCACGGTGAGCTGTGAAGACCAGTGCTTGAGGGAATAGGGCCTGGAGGCTGCTCTTTATGCATGACAGAGCCAAGCCCCCCCAATCTGAGCCAGCCCCCCTCTAACCCTTCTCCAGACCTCCTGAGACTTTCGTGCATGCTGGAGTCCAATCCCCTGCTGGAGATGTCCCTGCAAAAGTACCTGATGGAGAGCATATTAAAGCAGGTAAATGCATGGTTTAACACACTGGAAGGAGTAAGAAAGATCTCTAACTAAAAAGACATGCTGAGGGAAGCTTCTCTGCCTTACAGATTGATGACAAACAGCTTCGGGGCTATTTGTCAGAGCTTCGCCCAGTGACAATTGTGTTTGTGAACCTGATGTTTAAGGATGGAGAGAAAGTAGAAGACATAAGCTCATCCATACAGGATGCCTGTGTGCACATTAACTCTGTCCTGAGGGTCACTCGAGGCCAAATCAACAAAGTCTTCATGTTTGACAAGGTACCTGTGAACTGAGGGAGCCTGCCAACAATTTATGCAAAGCAAGAGGCATTCTCACAGACATTgatgaaaggaagggaaagactgTGAACCCAACCACCAGAAATGTGTGTGGTCCAACAATGTGGGCAGATACAGCATGTTCAAAGAACTGTGTCCTTCACATACAAGGCCATGTACATGTGATCATGTTGCCACTGATGGGGGTCCCAATAGGCTATGCCAAAGAACCCAAACATgaggtagatttttttaaaaaaatattttctttttttatatttatttattcccttttgttgaccttgttgttctattgttgtagttattattgttgtcatcattgttggataggtcagagagaaatggagagaggaggggggaagacagacagtgggagagaaagatagacacctgcagacctgcttcactgcctgtgaagtgactcccctgcaggtggggagccgggcttgaactgggatctttatgccggtccttgcactttgcaccaaatatgcttaacccgctgcgctacagcccgactcctatgAGGTAGATTTGTATCATCCATCTCAGTGTCATTACCTTTATGATATGGGTTTGTAATCTTCCTCACAGGGTTGCTCCTTCCTCTGTGTCTTTGGCTTCCCTGGAGAGAAGGCACCCAATGAGGTCACACATGCCTTGGAAAGTGCTGTGGATATATTTGACTTCTGTTCACAAGACCATAA
Above is a genomic segment from Erinaceus europaeus chromosome 9, mEriEur2.1, whole genome shotgun sequence containing:
- the ADCY10 gene encoding adenylate cyclase type 10; protein product: MNTRKEESDRAIVRIAAHLPDLIIYGAFSPERPSVDYFDGVLMFVDISGFTAMTEKFSRAMYMDRGAEQLVEILNYYISAIVEKVLLFGGDILKFAGDALLALWKVERKQLKNIITVVVKCSLEIHGLFDSQESEEGLDVRVKIGLAAGHITMLVFGDDTKDFFLVIGQAVDDVRMAQNMAQMNEVILSPNCWQLCDRSMIEIERIPDQRAVKVIFLKPPSSFNFDEFFTKCMTFMDYYPSGDQKYLLRLSCMLESNPLLEMSLQKYLMESILKQIDDKQLRGYLSELRPVTIVFVNLMFKDGEKVEDISSSIQDACVHINSVLRVTRGQINKVFMFDKGCSFLCVFGFPGEKAPNEVTHALESAVDIFDFCSQDHKIQMVSIGVASGIVFCGIVGHSVRHEYTVIGQKVNIAARMMMYYPGIVTCDSVTYNSSNLPPYFFKELPKKVMKGVADSGPVYQCLGLNEKV